From a single Novipirellula caenicola genomic region:
- a CDS encoding NAD(P)-dependent alcohol dehydrogenase: MRAVVYDDYGDADVLHVTSLPVPRRLPGQVLIEVLASSVNPIDYRLRSGEMKGLLPGGFPRVPGYDVAGVIADCADDAPFSPGDRVIAFLDHARGGALADFAVCAVDVTAKIPDSMTIEEAAAIPLAGTTALQSLRDHGNMEAGDHVLINGASGGVGMFAVQIAKAFGCHVDAVASGDNETFCLSLGADHFYNYEKVDFTESSERWDLIFDAAGKSGYFESRDVLNPDGRYVSTEPDVKGMLMTLVTWPLSKSGTVMLAKPSADDLRELIRLYEQGKLSITIDSCYDFANAAAAHRRVEDGVDQGKVVLLNKPNAV; the protein is encoded by the coding sequence ATGCGTGCCGTGGTCTACGACGACTATGGCGATGCCGACGTCTTGCACGTAACAAGTCTTCCCGTCCCACGGCGATTGCCGGGTCAAGTGTTGATTGAGGTCTTGGCGTCGAGCGTCAACCCGATCGACTATAGGCTTCGCAGCGGAGAAATGAAAGGGTTGCTGCCGGGCGGATTTCCTCGTGTGCCCGGCTACGATGTCGCCGGAGTGATTGCTGATTGTGCCGACGACGCCCCCTTTTCGCCTGGCGATCGGGTGATCGCATTTCTTGATCACGCTCGTGGCGGCGCGCTCGCCGATTTCGCAGTCTGTGCAGTCGACGTGACCGCAAAAATCCCCGATTCGATGACGATCGAAGAAGCCGCCGCGATCCCGTTGGCGGGCACCACCGCACTGCAATCGTTGCGAGACCATGGCAATATGGAAGCCGGTGACCACGTGCTGATCAACGGAGCAAGCGGAGGCGTCGGAATGTTTGCAGTTCAGATCGCCAAGGCCTTCGGTTGTCACGTCGATGCGGTCGCCAGCGGTGACAACGAAACATTTTGTTTATCGCTCGGAGCCGACCATTTCTACAACTACGAGAAAGTCGACTTTACCGAATCAAGTGAGCGTTGGGATTTGATCTTCGATGCCGCAGGCAAATCAGGCTATTTCGAATCACGTGACGTGCTGAACCCCGATGGCCGATACGTATCGACCGAACCGGACGTCAAGGGCATGTTGATGACGCTTGTCACGTGGCCGCTGTCAAAGTCGGGGACGGTGATGTTAGCGAAACCGTCCGCTGATGATCTTCGTGAACTGATCCGTTTGTACGAACAAGGCAAATTGTCGATCACGATCGACAGTTGCTACGATTTCGCCAACGCCGCAGCCGCACATCGACGCGTTGAAGACGGAGTCGATCAAGGCAAAGTCGTACTGCTAAACAAGCCCAACGCCGTTTAG